The following proteins are encoded in a genomic region of Cyclonatronum proteinivorum:
- a CDS encoding response regulator, which yields MFDHIKVLIVDDEISIRKLLEFYLKKHFTVIAKKNGKEAKDWIEEGNLPTVIVADLNMPEMDGYALMDYVRGNSKYDGIPLMILSANESSSDRIRCFKAGADDYVIKPFNPEELYYRIFNKMKRINNI from the coding sequence ATGTTTGATCATATAAAAGTGCTCATCGTTGATGATGAAATAAGTATTAGAAAACTTCTTGAGTTCTATCTAAAAAAGCATTTTACAGTAATTGCAAAAAAAAATGGCAAAGAAGCCAAAGACTGGATAGAAGAAGGGAATTTACCTACTGTAATAGTTGCCGATCTAAATATGCCCGAAATGGATGGGTATGCTTTGATGGATTACGTTAGGGGGAATAGTAAGTATGATGGAATACCATTAATGATTCTTTCTGCGAATGAGAGCAGTTCAGATCGTATTCGTTGTTTTAAGGCGGGTGCTGATGATTATGTAATTAAACCTTTCAATCCTGAAGAGTTGTATTACAGAATCTTTAATAAAATGAAACGAATAAATAATATTTGA
- a CDS encoding TolC family protein yields the protein MKFRCPTKWIGAFPLLIALGLIVVTVNSEQASAQVLNVQTEVDRGDDPKIIARLQQLAWENHESNRVAETLVVQSNYGVRNARLEWLDAFTFTYNFYPEQLQDQAGPDLFNRAGIAFNINLGRLARTPGRIRMAIAERDLYRYELEVQRKRIFNDVIDRYSFFLLSAELYQLFLEAVENSQSTVNLVRERFEAGDLNIEQLQRGEEYLILDRQRLITARTDFFKARFAVEELIGVPIASVFEDVFGDDFADDADGEEHDDDEGEGNNETELLPSQESEEPADVNDENDTDAEE from the coding sequence ATGAAATTCCGATGCCCTACAAAGTGGATCGGTGCGTTTCCCCTGCTTATTGCACTGGGTCTCATCGTTGTAACTGTCAATTCAGAACAGGCTTCTGCACAGGTATTAAATGTCCAAACGGAAGTAGACCGTGGTGATGATCCCAAGATTATAGCACGATTACAGCAACTTGCCTGGGAAAATCACGAGTCAAACAGGGTTGCAGAGACACTTGTCGTACAATCGAATTATGGCGTGCGTAATGCAAGATTAGAGTGGTTAGACGCATTTACTTTCACATATAATTTCTACCCGGAACAGCTTCAGGATCAGGCAGGCCCTGATCTTTTCAATCGTGCAGGTATAGCATTTAATATCAATCTTGGACGACTTGCCCGTACACCCGGCAGGATAAGAATGGCTATTGCTGAGCGCGATTTATACCGCTACGAACTCGAGGTTCAGCGTAAGCGAATATTTAATGATGTGATTGACCGCTATTCTTTCTTTTTATTAAGTGCTGAACTTTATCAGTTGTTTTTGGAAGCAGTCGAAAATTCACAGTCAACCGTAAATCTTGTTCGTGAAAGATTTGAAGCAGGTGATCTTAATATTGAACAGCTACAGCGTGGAGAAGAGTACCTCATTCTTGACCGGCAGCGTCTTATTACAGCAAGGACTGATTTCTTCAAAGCGCGCTTTGCCGTTGAAGAGCTGATTGGTGTGCCGATTGCATCTGTTTTTGAAGATGTCTTTGGCGATGATTTTGCGGATGATGCTGATGGAGAAGAACATGATGATGATGAAGGCGAAGGTAATAACGAAACCGAACTTTTGCCTTCGCAGGAAAGTGAGGAGCCTGCTGATGTAAACGATGAAAATGATACGGACGCTGAGGAATAG
- a CDS encoding sugar transferase, which yields MNRKFNLLIKRIFDIVVAGVLLIILSPLMLVIYLLLKKESSAPAVYISQRVGSNYHIFDLYKFRSMIPDADKQMDLLKDLNMYSSDKISQKMQKKASSQGSEGGESLKENQEKVILYQDDKVVDESDYLIEKATKEGAAFKKIGNDPRITKLGAFIRNTSIDELPQLWNVLKGDMSIVGNRPLPLYEAEKLTTDFASKRFLAPAGLTGLWQVTKRGKGDMTEEERIALDVKYAEEFSFWFDIKIMLMTIPALFQSENV from the coding sequence ATGAATCGAAAATTTAATCTCTTAATAAAGCGAATATTCGATATCGTTGTTGCAGGTGTTCTGTTAATCATACTGTCACCTTTAATGCTTGTTATATATTTGCTGTTAAAGAAAGAATCCTCAGCTCCTGCAGTTTATATTTCGCAAAGAGTTGGTTCAAACTACCATATTTTTGATTTATATAAATTCAGAAGTATGATACCCGATGCTGATAAGCAGATGGATTTGCTGAAAGATCTTAATATGTATAGCAGTGATAAAATCTCTCAGAAAATGCAGAAAAAGGCCAGTAGTCAGGGGTCAGAAGGCGGCGAGAGTCTGAAAGAAAATCAGGAAAAAGTAATTTTATATCAGGATGATAAAGTTGTAGACGAGTCTGATTACCTCATCGAAAAAGCAACTAAGGAAGGTGCTGCCTTCAAAAAAATTGGTAATGATCCCCGAATTACAAAATTAGGGGCATTTATACGTAACACCAGTATTGATGAATTACCTCAGCTTTGGAACGTACTGAAGGGTGACATGTCTATTGTTGGCAACAGACCGCTTCCGCTTTATGAAGCCGAAAAGCTCACGACTGACTTCGCATCGAAGCGTTTTTTAGCACCCGCGGGTCTTACAGGTCTTTGGCAGGTGACGAAGCGCGGTAAAGGAGATATGACCGAAGAAGAGCGCATCGCCCTCGATGTGAAATACGCTGAGGAGTTCAGTTTTTGGTTTGACATTAAAATTATGCTCATGACCATACCGGCACTCTTCCAAAGTGAAAATGTGTAA
- a CDS encoding LruC domain-containing protein, giving the protein MKALFTYTCTIVISLILFAACSNSPVDTQEPEDGFKGMRIPAGFTFNTTNDVTINVERGELTESVIATILSAHPADNGRVIQRAAITDGDSRSFNLSIPAHVNAVWVATKSPGELTRFQKVEITPGGTFTVVAGSEPQQRGAGDAGLMNVPNGCDTGCDRILTGAISGDQGNILIVNGNETVCMADGSSFNGVVRFAGGSTGAEFRVCGELTLSNIESWGGSRPNFEIGTSGTLTSSNFAINNQQSVVNNFGTVSLTQNSVNMSYTFNNYGTLTANTVSVGGTFNNEGNFTASNNLTNNSGTINNNGFISVGNTFANNSTASTVNSCSFEVGQNFQQNAEFINNDFLSINGPYVLNSGGGNFNVFGPGALVVAQSFTANSLLTGPTEAYARFNIANTATINSGGNLTNNLDLCLESGNGITNTGTIGAAVTFCDAFIPSSSCNPGAGTQGATDSDGDGVPDDEDDYPDDPLRAFNNFFPAANVYATMAFEDLWPALGDYDMNDLVIDYNLNKVTNADDQIKDLVFSIKIRATGAAVSNGLAVMLPVSPGSVESVTGQNIGGGIVTLNGNGTEAEQSNAVVVFTDDTTRELGRFQNTQNPARHVPYDEFTVTITFGDAIERSVLGTAPFNIFTFRVDDRGKEIHLPGMAPTDLADTSLFGTVDDATDPNTDTFFVSESGLNWAIHVPESIPYPLEGHDMTLAFPNFREWAESGGTSNTDWFTDESENRVNGRLYIRNEALD; this is encoded by the coding sequence ATGAAAGCACTATTCACCTATACTTGCACAATTGTTATAAGCCTCATTTTATTTGCGGCTTGTTCAAACAGCCCTGTCGATACCCAAGAGCCTGAAGACGGCTTTAAGGGCATGCGTATTCCCGCCGGCTTTACATTTAATACGACCAATGATGTTACCATCAATGTTGAGCGCGGCGAATTAACGGAAAGCGTCATCGCAACCATACTTTCCGCTCACCCGGCTGATAACGGGCGGGTTATACAGCGGGCTGCGATTACTGACGGCGACAGCAGGTCTTTTAACCTGAGCATACCCGCGCATGTGAACGCAGTCTGGGTTGCTACTAAATCACCCGGCGAACTCACCCGTTTTCAGAAAGTTGAAATTACGCCTGGCGGCACCTTTACCGTTGTTGCAGGTTCGGAGCCGCAGCAGCGCGGTGCTGGTGATGCGGGGTTAATGAATGTGCCCAATGGGTGTGATACAGGCTGTGACCGTATTCTGACTGGTGCAATTAGTGGTGACCAAGGGAATATTTTGATTGTTAACGGGAACGAGACTGTATGTATGGCCGATGGGTCGTCATTTAATGGTGTGGTAAGGTTTGCAGGTGGTAGTACCGGAGCAGAGTTTCGTGTTTGCGGTGAGCTTACTTTATCTAACATTGAGTCATGGGGAGGCAGCCGTCCAAACTTTGAGATTGGTACCAGCGGAACACTAACCTCTTCCAATTTTGCGATCAATAATCAGCAATCAGTAGTAAATAATTTCGGAACTGTAAGCCTGACGCAGAATTCGGTGAATATGTCGTATACCTTTAATAACTATGGTACCCTAACGGCGAATACTGTTTCTGTAGGTGGTACTTTCAATAATGAAGGTAACTTTACGGCCAGCAACAATCTGACCAACAATAGCGGAACCATCAACAACAATGGTTTCATCTCTGTAGGCAACACCTTCGCGAATAACTCAACTGCTTCAACGGTCAACTCCTGTTCCTTTGAGGTTGGGCAAAACTTTCAGCAAAATGCTGAGTTCATCAACAATGATTTCCTGAGTATAAATGGCCCGTATGTACTGAATTCTGGTGGGGGTAACTTCAATGTATTCGGACCCGGTGCTTTGGTCGTTGCTCAGTCATTTACAGCCAATTCGTTACTAACAGGTCCGACTGAAGCCTATGCAAGATTTAATATTGCGAATACCGCAACGATAAACAGTGGTGGTAATCTTACCAACAACCTTGATCTTTGTTTGGAATCAGGCAATGGAATTACCAATACCGGGACTATAGGCGCAGCGGTTACCTTCTGCGACGCCTTTATTCCTTCTTCATCGTGTAATCCGGGCGCAGGCACTCAGGGTGCTACAGATTCTGACGGAGATGGCGTTCCCGATGATGAAGATGACTACCCGGACGACCCGCTTCGTGCTTTTAACAACTTCTTCCCCGCTGCCAATGTATATGCAACAATGGCTTTTGAAGACCTATGGCCAGCACTGGGCGACTATGATATGAACGATTTGGTTATAGATTATAACCTCAATAAAGTAACCAACGCGGATGATCAGATTAAAGACCTTGTGTTTAGTATAAAGATTCGTGCAACAGGTGCAGCAGTGAGCAATGGTCTTGCTGTAATGTTACCGGTGTCACCCGGAAGTGTTGAGTCTGTTACGGGTCAAAACATTGGCGGTGGTATTGTAACGCTTAATGGCAACGGAACAGAGGCGGAGCAAAGCAATGCAGTTGTTGTTTTCACAGATGATACAACTCGTGAACTTGGTCGTTTTCAAAATACTCAAAATCCGGCCAGACATGTTCCTTATGATGAGTTTACGGTGACCATTACCTTCGGAGATGCAATCGAAAGAAGCGTATTGGGAACGGCACCCTTCAACATTTTCACTTTTCGTGTAGACGACCGGGGTAAGGAAATACACCTGCCGGGCATGGCGCCTACCGACCTTGCAGACACCTCCCTGTTTGGAACTGTTGATGACGCAACTGATCCCAACACCGATACCTTTTTTGTATCGGAAAGTGGGTTAAACTGGGCCATTCACGTTCCCGAAAGTATTCCTTATCCGCTCGAAGGACATGATATGACTTTGGCATTTCCTAATTTTCGGGAATGGGCAGAGTCTGGCGGAACATCGAATACAGACTGGTTTACGGATGAATCAGAAAATCGGGTGAATGGACGGCTCTATATTCGGAATGAAGCACTTGATTAA
- a CDS encoding LytR/AlgR family response regulator transcription factor — translation MNCLILDDEQVSRDILKKLISRVPQLKLVASCASALEAIDVLSDKSVDLIFLDVEMPEISGIEFLNTLKSKPLVIFVTSKEEYAVKAFEHEAVDYLVKPLDFPRFLKAVSKARDIFESRQTVQEGMNNLFVKKDNQLVKIRFSDILYIEASADYMMIYTEADRFIVHITMKALNDRLPANQFIRVHRTYTVRLDKIEVVEDNTIVIRKKAIPVGGSYRDVLFKKLNLL, via the coding sequence ATGAATTGCTTGATATTGGATGACGAGCAGGTATCACGGGATATCCTCAAAAAACTCATAAGCCGTGTGCCACAGCTAAAGCTTGTTGCAAGTTGTGCCAGTGCCCTGGAGGCTATTGACGTTTTATCTGATAAGTCAGTGGATCTCATTTTTCTGGATGTGGAAATGCCCGAAATAAGTGGTATTGAGTTTCTGAATACCCTAAAAAGTAAGCCCCTTGTAATTTTTGTCACTTCCAAAGAAGAATACGCGGTGAAGGCTTTCGAGCATGAAGCAGTTGATTACCTGGTCAAGCCTCTTGATTTCCCGCGCTTTTTGAAGGCTGTAAGCAAGGCGCGCGATATATTCGAAAGCAGACAGACGGTTCAGGAAGGAATGAACAACCTGTTTGTGAAGAAAGATAATCAGCTGGTCAAAATCCGCTTCTCAGACATTCTTTATATTGAGGCTTCGGCTGATTACATGATGATTTATACAGAAGCTGATCGTTTCATTGTCCATATTACTATGAAAGCATTGAACGACAGGCTTCCAGCCAATCAGTTTATTAGGGTTCACCGAACTTACACTGTGCGACTGGATAAAATTGAAGTTGTAGAAGACAATACGATTGTTATCCGAAAAAAAGCGATACCTGTGGGTGGTTCTTATCGCGATGTTTTATTCAAAAAGCTGAACTTGCTCTAA
- a CDS encoding sensor histidine kinase, with protein MRYELIDHLISSLDLVAGKDIFFKELSKRLSDITDEIEFDRITLYDITYEQTSENPALGYFSQMLQWNDLGNIQEENVEASEIPVNPYFERWATLLSQNNVLYGPPDSFPEIEAEVLEAMGIKYVVIVPYLNRGQLEGFAAFERTRDKSEALWASSFHQDEFRLIGRWLFNLMKSRKQILQLENEKRLLAAQLDSKNQILANLSHEIRTPMNGIVGLAEQLEDLENDISKRSFLESIKLSSANLMEVLSDIAEFSTSEAETIQISTDQIDVRRDIKPIMELFRDKAVEKGLRFEADIDDDVPELIESDFVKIRNIIKNLTDNAIKFTSDGYVKSRLSFEQNENDHDYLILKVKDTGIGISKDKQDYVFEKYAQIEQGFTRTYSGIGLGLSIVKNTVNMLSGNIALESEPGKGCLFVIRIPVLTLKQAGTNKVSYESLENMRILVVDDHPINRKVVTTILDKWNAKYEIACNGREAVEIASKQQFDIILMDIQMPVMDGYDATVKIREVRGDQVTILALTASILKEDEKHCLEVGMNGIIRKPFFPDNLKKWLNNPNHENKEDTSDMAALNNETVTDLAYLNEISDGNKEFIDEMVNLFVDQSGGHIESLREGLRNSDYAVIAAAAHKLKPVLGYVGIDLEKSGIKQIETVSKSHGDFEMIEKLIDELEGLINKANDELNNYLAES; from the coding sequence ATGCGTTACGAACTTATTGATCATCTTATTTCCTCGCTCGATTTAGTGGCTGGTAAGGATATTTTTTTTAAAGAACTTAGCAAAAGGTTATCAGACATCACTGATGAAATAGAATTTGATCGTATAACCCTATACGACATTACTTATGAGCAGACTTCTGAGAATCCGGCTCTTGGGTACTTTTCACAGATGCTGCAATGGAATGATTTAGGGAATATACAGGAAGAAAACGTTGAAGCTTCGGAAATACCTGTTAATCCCTATTTTGAAAGATGGGCAACGCTATTGTCGCAAAATAATGTGCTTTACGGGCCCCCGGATTCATTTCCCGAAATAGAAGCTGAAGTATTGGAAGCTATGGGTATCAAATATGTTGTAATAGTTCCGTACCTGAACCGTGGACAGCTTGAGGGTTTTGCAGCATTTGAACGTACAAGAGATAAAAGTGAAGCACTTTGGGCCTCAAGTTTCCATCAGGATGAATTCCGGCTCATCGGTCGCTGGCTGTTTAACCTTATGAAATCCCGCAAGCAGATACTGCAGCTTGAAAATGAGAAACGCCTTTTAGCTGCACAGCTTGATTCCAAAAATCAGATTCTTGCAAATTTAAGTCACGAGATTCGCACGCCAATGAATGGCATTGTCGGACTCGCAGAACAGCTTGAAGACCTTGAAAATGATATAAGTAAACGCTCATTTTTGGAGTCTATAAAACTATCTTCGGCTAACCTTATGGAAGTCCTGTCAGATATCGCCGAATTTTCTACTTCAGAAGCCGAGACGATACAAATTTCTACGGATCAGATAGACGTGCGGCGCGATATTAAACCCATAATGGAGCTTTTCCGCGACAAAGCGGTTGAAAAAGGCTTGAGGTTTGAAGCTGATATTGATGACGATGTGCCTGAGTTAATTGAATCTGACTTTGTGAAAATCCGGAATATCATTAAGAACCTCACTGATAATGCGATTAAATTCACATCTGATGGATATGTAAAGTCAAGGCTTTCCTTTGAACAAAATGAGAATGATCACGATTACCTTATTCTAAAGGTCAAAGATACAGGAATCGGTATTTCAAAAGATAAACAGGATTATGTTTTTGAAAAGTACGCTCAAATAGAACAGGGGTTCACACGTACGTACAGTGGTATCGGGCTCGGTCTGAGCATTGTTAAAAATACGGTAAACATGCTTTCCGGAAACATAGCGCTTGAAAGTGAGCCTGGAAAAGGGTGTCTTTTTGTGATCCGTATTCCTGTGCTTACGCTTAAACAGGCAGGGACGAATAAGGTTAGCTATGAGTCTCTGGAAAATATGCGTATCTTGGTAGTAGATGACCACCCGATTAATCGCAAAGTGGTCACTACAATATTGGACAAATGGAATGCGAAGTATGAAATTGCGTGCAACGGACGAGAAGCAGTAGAAATAGCTTCGAAGCAGCAATTTGATATCATTTTAATGGATATTCAGATGCCTGTGATGGATGGCTATGACGCAACAGTAAAAATCAGAGAAGTGCGTGGAGATCAGGTCACAATACTCGCGCTTACAGCATCCATTCTCAAGGAAGATGAAAAGCACTGTCTGGAAGTAGGAATGAATGGTATTATCAGAAAACCATTTTTCCCTGATAATCTAAAAAAATGGCTCAACAACCCTAACCATGAAAACAAAGAAGATACATCTGATATGGCAGCATTAAACAATGAAACAGTAACCGATCTCGCATATCTGAACGAGATCTCTGACGGGAACAAAGAATTTATCGATGAAATGGTAAATCTGTTTGTAGATCAGTCAGGTGGTCACATTGAATCCTTAAGAGAGGGATTGAGAAATAGTGACTATGCCGTAATTGCGGCCGCTGCGCATAAATTAAAACCAGTTCTGGGTTATGTCGGAATTGACCTTGAAAAATCGGGAATTAAGCAAATTGAGACTGTTTCTAAAAGTCACGGTGATTTTGAAATGATTGAAAAGCTTATTGATGAGCTTGAAGGTCTGATTAATAAAGCCAATGACGAATTGAACAATTATCTCGCTGAATCCTAA
- a CDS encoding glycosyltransferase family 2 protein — translation MVEILFWTGIFIVVYTYLGYPVLITLLTLGKKGYKRTDESEGFEPSVTLIISAWNEADWIRQKAQNTREIDYPKDKIQVIFMTDGSDDDTPDILQKEFPEFETYHKPGRSGKIAAMERGVTFAKNPILIFSDANTILNTEVVRNIVKHYADPNIGGVAGEKRIIMEEAEAASGAGEGIYWKYESYLKDRDYAFHTVVGAAGELFSVRRDLFENVEPDTLLDDFIISLRVAGKGYRVAYAPDAYASERPSADTEAEMTRKVRISAGGIQSIVRLRELLNPFGRMKLWFQYISHRVLRWTLAPLMLLVILITNVLLALDGQGFYVALLALQIAFYAASILGYLLEKKKIKLKILFVPFYFSMMNVSVYLGLIRYLRGQQSVNWARARRAT, via the coding sequence ATGGTTGAAATTCTGTTTTGGACTGGCATTTTTATAGTTGTTTACACCTATTTGGGATACCCGGTGCTGATCACACTTCTGACGCTCGGCAAAAAAGGGTACAAGCGAACAGATGAATCAGAAGGCTTCGAGCCGTCTGTAACCCTGATTATTTCGGCCTGGAATGAGGCCGACTGGATTCGTCAGAAAGCGCAGAACACGCGCGAGATCGATTATCCCAAAGATAAAATTCAGGTCATTTTCATGACCGACGGCTCTGACGATGATACGCCGGATATTCTGCAGAAAGAATTTCCTGAGTTCGAGACCTATCACAAACCCGGCAGATCCGGCAAGATTGCAGCAATGGAGCGCGGGGTCACCTTTGCGAAAAATCCGATTCTGATTTTTTCGGATGCAAATACCATCCTGAATACAGAGGTCGTGCGCAACATAGTTAAGCACTATGCGGATCCTAATATTGGGGGCGTAGCCGGCGAGAAGCGCATTATTATGGAAGAGGCTGAGGCCGCAAGTGGTGCAGGCGAGGGCATTTACTGGAAATATGAAAGCTATCTCAAAGACCGGGATTACGCATTTCATACCGTCGTAGGCGCTGCCGGGGAGCTGTTTTCTGTACGCCGTGATCTTTTTGAAAATGTTGAGCCCGACACCCTTCTCGATGACTTTATCATTTCGCTGCGGGTTGCCGGTAAAGGATACCGTGTAGCGTATGCGCCTGATGCGTATGCAAGTGAGCGTCCATCGGCAGACACTGAGGCTGAAATGACACGGAAGGTTCGCATTTCTGCGGGTGGTATTCAGTCCATTGTGCGATTGCGGGAATTACTTAACCCGTTCGGCCGCATGAAGCTATGGTTTCAGTACATTTCACACCGCGTGCTTCGCTGGACCTTAGCACCCCTGATGTTGCTTGTTATTCTTATTACCAATGTTTTACTTGCGCTTGATGGGCAAGGGTTTTATGTGGCCCTTCTCGCTCTGCAGATTGCCTTTTATGCGGCAAGTATTCTTGGCTACTTACTTGAAAAGAAAAAGATTAAACTTAAAATATTGTTTGTACCATTTTACTTTTCAATGATGAATGTGAGTGTGTATCTTGGTCTGATTCGGTATTTAAGAGGTCAGCAGTCGGTGAACTGGGCACGGGCCAGGCGTGCCACATAA
- a CDS encoding glycosyltransferase family 4 protein: MTKRVAIEAQRIFRPKKHGMDMVALETVRQLIELQPEGYEFFVFVKPDDDVCVTSSGCVNVIELPATTYPYWEQIALPAALNRYKVDLLHTTSNTAPVSPVVPLIITLHDIIYLEKGGVKGATWYQKLGTVYRKWNVPRVVPKAKALITVSEFEKKRIQQHFGEKTNVHVVYNGISDRFFAETTATEKEAVKARYKLPDQFVFFLGNTDPKKNLPNVLKAALRILREGPENLKMVIADYAPERLEQMLKAHQAEELASRFVLPGYIKNTDLPAIYASCALFLYPSLRESFGIPIIEAQACGAPLITSNTSSMPEVSGSKAVLVDPADFNDIADKALEVLHNDDFRLKLISDGKQNAARFSWKQTALGTLKLYSDILNR, encoded by the coding sequence ATGACAAAACGAGTAGCCATAGAAGCCCAGCGCATATTCAGACCGAAAAAGCACGGTATGGATATGGTTGCGCTTGAAACGGTGCGGCAGCTTATTGAACTGCAGCCCGAAGGTTACGAGTTTTTTGTCTTTGTGAAACCCGATGATGATGTTTGTGTTACTTCTTCAGGATGTGTTAACGTAATTGAACTGCCAGCTACAACCTACCCCTATTGGGAACAGATCGCTTTGCCAGCGGCACTGAACAGGTATAAAGTTGATTTGCTTCATACAACAAGCAACACAGCCCCGGTCAGCCCTGTTGTACCATTGATAATTACCCTTCACGACATTATTTATCTGGAGAAGGGTGGTGTAAAAGGGGCTACATGGTACCAAAAACTCGGGACGGTCTACAGGAAGTGGAACGTACCCAGGGTTGTACCAAAAGCCAAAGCCCTGATAACGGTATCAGAGTTTGAGAAAAAGCGGATACAACAGCATTTTGGAGAAAAAACCAACGTGCATGTGGTGTACAACGGCATCTCAGATCGCTTCTTTGCTGAAACCACAGCAACAGAAAAAGAAGCGGTAAAAGCCAGGTATAAGCTGCCGGATCAGTTTGTTTTCTTTCTCGGTAATACCGATCCCAAAAAAAACCTTCCCAATGTTTTAAAAGCAGCTTTAAGAATATTGCGCGAAGGCCCTGAAAATCTGAAGATGGTAATTGCCGACTATGCGCCTGAAAGGCTTGAACAAATGCTCAAAGCGCATCAGGCAGAAGAGCTTGCATCCCGTTTTGTTCTGCCGGGCTATATTAAGAATACGGATTTGCCGGCTATATATGCTTCTTGCGCCCTGTTTCTGTATCCATCTCTCAGAGAAAGCTTCGGCATTCCCATTATCGAAGCACAGGCATGTGGTGCGCCCCTAATTACTTCTAATACTTCATCCATGCCCGAAGTCTCAGGTTCTAAAGCGGTGCTCGTAGATCCTGCTGATTTTAATGATATTGCCGATAAAGCTCTGGAAGTGCTTCATAATGATGATTTCAGGCTGAAGCTTATTTCTGACGGAAAGCAAAACGCAGCACGCTTTTCTTGGAAACAAACAGCTCTTGGTACACTAAAGCTGTATAGTGATATCCTGAATCGTTAA